The window TGATATTTCTTATGAACTTGTTCCATGGACAGTTGCAATTGCTCTTCCCTTAACAGACATGTCATCAGTTGATACATACTGCTTAAGATGGCATATTTGTAACCTTTTTTCATTTGCTCATATTCCATTAATAAGGTGGCTAAGATACGTTTGAGCTTCTGTCTAAAATCCTGATTATACTGGTCATTGATAATGAGGCTATGACTGAATAACATCATTAATTGTTGGTAATCATGGGTATCATAATGTAAGCTCTCTAATAAATTCATATGAAATTTCATGAGTATATGATGAAAATGCGCACATTCCACATAACGGTGAATCTCTTTTCGTCCAATAATCATCATGTCACCTGTTTGGAGAGTATAACGATCATTTCTAATGTAAACATCACCTTGTCCTTCAGCGACTAACAAGATTTCAATTTCCTCATGCCAATGAGGAGGAAAACCAAACATCTGCCCTTGCCATACTTTGATGGGATAATCATGGGCTTTGAAAGTATATTCATAATAGGGTTCCATTGCTCATACTCCTTATCCATGTTATGGTTTTATTATGCCATAGTCTTATGTATTATACCAGATTATATCGTCTTTTTCGAAGAACTTTCTTAGTAAATCTCCTTTTATTGACATCTCTTGAACATATAAAAAGGTATAAACCTTAATGGTTAAGCATACGATGCTCAAGCCAACGTTTATACCTCTTATTATTATATAGTTTATGATATTAATCTATCCGCCCTAAGCACTATAGCAAAATAAATGATAGTAAAACTACAAATGCAAAGGTGACTAAGCCCTGTATCAAGGTAGCCATGGTATGGGACTTGTAACCTGTGGATACATCCATTCCGCTGAAATTCGTTACTACCCAGAAGAAGCTGTCATTGGCATGGGATACGGTCATGGCTCCAGCACCAATGGCCATTACTGTTAAGACACTTCCCATGGTAGAATCCAACCCAAGGGATGTTAGCAGTGGGGCCACAAGAGCAGATGTGGTTACAAGAGCAACTGTTGATGAGCCTTGAGCTGTTTTGAATGCTGCCGCAATGATAAATGGCAGGAATA is drawn from Vallitalea pronyensis and contains these coding sequences:
- a CDS encoding AraC family transcriptional regulator; the encoded protein is MEPYYEYTFKAHDYPIKVWQGQMFGFPPHWHEEIEILLVAEGQGDVYIRNDRYTLQTGDMMIIGRKEIHRYVECAHFHHILMKFHMNLLESLHYDTHDYQQLMMLFSHSLIINDQYNQDFRQKLKRILATLLMEYEQMKKGYKYAILSSMYQLMTCLLREEQLQLSMEQVHKKYQPHPVIEYVIHHVEKHYHEALSLEEIIQLVHLSKNYFTRLFKKYTGMTFKHFVTMIRLQRARECLSETDDTVVDIAYLTGFNSVKTFNRVFHTYMGCSPSIYRKRINEKDSVINEKSKE